The following proteins are encoded in a genomic region of Corylus avellana chromosome ca4, CavTom2PMs-1.0:
- the LOC132179189 gene encoding heat stress transcription factor A-6b produces MDIHPPPRPIEGLHDAGPPPFLTKTYDFVDDPTTNNIVSWSTGGNSFIVWDPQIFATSLLPRYFKHNNFSSFVRQLNTYGFRKVDPERWEFANEGFLRGRKQLLKNIRRKATQPQASQQPLDACVEVGRFGLDGEVDWLRRDKQVLMAELVKLRQEQQNTRSYLQSMEDRLRKTERKQHQTMNFLARAMQNPNFLQQLVQQKNRRKEFEAAISKKRRRPIDQGGGGTFVVKVEPQDSSGMSELEVSELERSLGINMQKNPLEEHIENGDQEHDEGFWENLLNENIEEEIGLLGLEQEDDDEEDHVDVLAEQLGYLASTPN; encoded by the exons ATGGATATTCATCCTCCTCCTCGGCCAATAGAGGGACTCCATGACGCAGGCCCTCCACCCTTCCTTACCAAAACCTATGACTTCGTCGACGACCCCAcaacaaacaatattgtttCTTGGAGTACAGGGGGCAACAGCTTCATCGTCTGGGATCCCCAGATCTTTGCAACGAGTCTTCTCCCCAGATACTTCAAGCACAACAATTTCTCTAGCTTTGTCAGGCAGCTCAACACTTAT GGCTTTAGGAAGGTTGATCCAGAGAGGTGGGAGTTTGCCAATGAAGGGTTTCTTAGAGGAAGGAAGCAGCTTCTGAAGAACATCAGGAGGAAGGCGACTCAACCTCAGGCTTCACAGCAGCCTCTGGACGCTTGTGTTGAGGTTGGGCGGTTTGGATTAGACGGAGAAGTTGATTGGTTGAGGCGTGACAAGCAGGTTCTAATGGCGGAACTGGTGAAGCTTAGACAGGAACAGCAGAATACTAGAAGTTACCTTCAATCAATGGAAGATAGACTTAGAAAGACAGAACGGAAACAGCATCAGACGATGAATTTCTTGGCAAGAGCAATGCAGAATCCCAACTTTTTACAGCAATTAGTTCAGCAGAAGAACAGAAGAAAAGAATTCGAGGCAGCAATAAGTAAGAAGAGAAGGCGCCCTATTGATCAAGGTGGAGGAGGAACCTTTGTTGTTAAAGTTGAGCCTCAGGATTCCAGTGGCATGTCCGAGTTAGAAGTTTCAGAGCTGGAAAGATCACTTGGTATTAACATGCAAAAGAACCCATTGGAAGAACATATAGAGAATGGAGATCAGGAACATGATGAAGGATTCTGGGAAAATCTGTTAAATGAGAATATCGAAGAAGAAATTGGCCTATTGGGTCTTgaacaagaagatgatgatgaggaagATCATGTGGATGTTTTGGCTGAGCAGCTCGGTTACTTGGCCTCTACTCCTAATTAA